The sequence CCTTAGTATTTGTTGGTGTTTGGGTATTAGAGGTCTTAGTCAGCCGGAATGCCCGTTCAATGTCATCTTCTCTAACTTTAATAACCTTGGCCAGAACCCAGATAGGTTCATCTATCACGGGATTCCTCTCTAAGAATTTTGCAATTGTAGTTATAGTCTGGGCACCATTAACTACTGTGAAGTTTTGGAAGTTGTATGTTCCATCAGAGTTTCCTTGACTGAAATCAGTACATAAGCAGACAATACCATTGTTTAGCATCCAAAAGTCCTTTCTTTTTTCCTCATCTTCTAGACTCTGATTAATCTGCCAGTTTACAGAGCCTTTTCTTAGTCCCAAAAATTTTCGAATATTAAACGCAAAGAGTTCCTCCCTCTCAATGAAATCCTTAAATCTAGAGGCATCTACCAACCCAATTATTGCTTCATCCAAAACTATTGAAGATTTAAATTTCAAATTAATATTTACCCCGTATATTTTTTCAAACATTTGAGCAAATTTTTTAGATCAAATATTTCAATATCAGCATCAAGATTATATCCATGTTTAGTAAGCCATGTCCTAATGCGTTTTCTAGTTTTTTTGTATTCTTCTCGAACTTTTTCATTTGCATCGGCTAATGTGACAACATATAAACGGAGCATTTTTGCTCTATGAATGGGACTGGTGTCTAGATTATGCTCCGCTTGGATAGCCCGTTGAATATCCTTGAATGCAGATAGTACATAGGAGGGTTCCGTGCTATATTTAAACTGATAAATCTTGAGTATTTCATTTTCTTCGTCAAAATAAACTGCATCTCTTCCCTGATCCCAAGGACCGTCGAGGATCGTTAACTCAGCGTCTTCTTCACTTAGGTCTTCTACTTCCTCTAGGAACCAATATCCAAAGGCCATGTACTCGTCTAGATT is a genomic window of Thermococcus sp. containing:
- a CDS encoding AIPR family protein, with the translated sequence MFEKIYGVNINLKFKSSIVLDEAIIGLVDASRFKDFIEREELFAFNIRKFLGLRKGSVNWQINQSLEDEEKRKDFWMLNNGIVCLCTDFSQGNSDGTYNFQNFTVVNGAQTITTIAKFLERNPVIDEPIWVLAKVIKVREDDIERAFRLTKTSNTQTPTNTKDLRAVDISHRRLQKWFKQYFDIEYIYRRGEKAHSQSHIKMKEMAQAFVAYWMRQPHVAFSRPGKIFADSEYYDEIFPAEDIEALKNHGDDASIREFLMRRLFPYLLLVHIREYITRRIQEGDEKKWRSLSYHIVWVYSEIFETIGVKEDMGLLLGKH